A segment of the Sphingobacterium oryzagri genome:
ATCCTTGTTTCATACCCATCAATCTCGCCTTTGTTCAACATGCGTTCCAATAGCTGCAAATTTCCTTTGACTACTGTGATAGGCGTCTTCATCTCGTGACTTGCAATAGCAATGAAGTCATCTTTCTTCTTTTCAATTACATGGCGCTCAGTGACATCTTCCATAGCCAACAAGATCCAATTTTGGTAAGTCTCTCCGACTGTGATCTGAGATGCATTCAGTATCAGCCTGCGATTTCCGATATATGGAAAATCATGAACCACCTCAAAATCTTCAAATGGATTATGTTCCGGTAGAACATTTTCTAGCAAATTTATAAGTTCTGCTATATCCCAAGATCCTTCCAAGACGTCGGTAAGCTTTTGACTGACCAATTCGGTTGAATTGACTTTAAAGAACTTTTCGAAGTGACGATTTACCAATACAATGTTAAGTTCAGGATCAAGAACAATTAGACTTTCCCGAATAGTTTCAACTATACCTGTCAAAAATTGCTCATGCTCTTGCAATTCCTTAGTACGCTCTTTGACGCGTTTCTCCAAGTTTTCTCGCTCTAGAATCAAATTATTCTCTGCCTGTTTGCGCCGAGTTATATCATTTTGGATGCCTATAAAATGTGTAACAATTCCTTGATCATCGAAAACTGGCGATATTGAAAGCTCATTCCAAAAAAAAGTACCATCTTTTTTGTAGTTACGGATGTCTACTTGGCAAGATTTTCCCTCTTTCACAGCTTCCGCAATAGTTTGACGTACTTTCTGATCTCTGTCGTTAGCTTGAAGAAATCGGCAATTATGACCAATAATTTCGTCTTTATTATAACCAGTAATCTCGCAGAATGCCTGGTTGCAATAAATTATCGGGTTGTCTGGCAAACTGTTATCCGTGATCACCACCCCGTCTACAGACGCATCAAGCGCTGTCCCATATATTTTACTTAAAGCCTTGGCATAGTCTGGCATGATCTTTTTTCTAAATGAATATATACGCATATAGAAACGAGATTACCAGCTTAATGTTTTGAAATCTTAAAGCGACAAATAATTTATTTACCTAGTTATGAAATAAAATCTCTTCTGTAAGGAGTCTACGAAGATATTGTCTTTAATTACTATGTGAGAAAGGGTCATTTTTTATACGTCTAAAACAGCGTCTGGCTTCTTACAATCTAAACTAA
Coding sequences within it:
- a CDS encoding PAS domain-containing sensor histidine kinase, with protein sequence MRIYSFRKKIMPDYAKALSKIYGTALDASVDGVVITDNSLPDNPIIYCNQAFCEITGYNKDEIIGHNCRFLQANDRDQKVRQTIAEAVKEGKSCQVDIRNYKKDGTFFWNELSISPVFDDQGIVTHFIGIQNDITRRKQAENNLILERENLEKRVKERTKELQEHEQFLTGIVETIRESLIVLDPELNIVLVNRHFEKFFKVNSTELVSQKLTDVLEGSWDIAELINLLENVLPEHNPFEDFEVVHDFPYIGNRRLILNASQITVGETYQNWILLAMEDVTERHVIEKKKDDFIAIASHEMKTPITVVKGNLQLLERMLNKGEIDGYETRMTQAMESLENLNRLVLNLLDTSMFTAGTNKRSSELLSIEDIIQNPIKQVAEAYSTHEFVFYGDSALSIVGDRGQLSQVITNLLTNAAKYSKGANQVILHAGRVGNFAKISVTDTGIGIAKENHKRIFERFYRVSANDNNYFGAGIGLFISQQIVSEHGGTIWVESEIGKGSVFSITIPLSL